One part of the Ziziphus jujuba cultivar Dongzao chromosome 2, ASM3175591v1 genome encodes these proteins:
- the LOC107419098 gene encoding protein ALP1-like, with amino-acid sequence MEFIFVLPGWEGSASDSRVLRDALSRPNGLKVPTGYYYLVDAGYTNGEGFLAPYRGTRYHLSEWRDGCAPANHEEYFNMKHASARNIIERCFGVLKMRWAILRSPSFYPISTQIKIITACCLIHNLIRREMALDPGEAEFDMSNDADISGDEDIIRSIGSSDQWTNWRNELARQMFDEWRSRRG; translated from the exons atggaatttatatttgtattacctggtTGGGAAGGTTCCGCTTCAGACTCAAGAGTACTTcgagatgcattaagtaggccaaatggaTTAAAAGTACCCACCG gttattattatttagtggatgctggttacactaatggtgaaggatttcttgcaccatataggggaacaagatatcacctttccgaatggagagatggttgtgcaccTGCAAATCATGAAGAGTATTTCAATATGAAGCATGCATCTGCTAGAAATATAATAGAAAGATGTTTTGGGGTTCTAAAAATGCGATGGGCAATTTTAAGGAGTCCATCgttctatccaatttcaaccCAAATTAAGATAATTACTGCATGTTGTTTGATACATAATCTTATTAGGAGAGAAATGGCACTTGATCCTGGAGAAGCTGAGTTTGATATGAGTAACGATGCTGACATAAGTGGGGATGAAGATATTATAAGATCAATTGGTTCTTCGGATCAATGGACTAATTGGAGAAATGAGTTAGCTAGGCAAATGTTTGATGAGTGGAGAAGTCGTCGTGGTTAA